A genomic window from Sorex araneus isolate mSorAra2 chromosome 2, mSorAra2.pri, whole genome shotgun sequence includes:
- the IER3 gene encoding radiation-inducible immediate-early gene IEX-1, giving the protein MCHSRSSFPTMTMTVLPSPTPVPANSPAPRRGSGPEIFTFDPLPERAVAPAARPSISRAHRKRSRRVLYPRVVRRQLPVEDPNPAKRLLFILLAVVFCQILMAEEGVPVTQAGEDAPSTASPVPIPAPPVIESFNLTSEPSDYSVDLSALLQQHPAAF; this is encoded by the exons ATGTGTCACTCTCGCAGCTCCTTCCCGACCATGACCATGACCGTGCTGCCGTCACCGACCCCCGTCCCCGCCAACAGCCCGGCCCCTCGACGGGGCTCGGGCCCCGAGATCTTCACCTTCGACCCTCTCCCGGAGCGGGCCGTggcccccgccgcgcgccccaGCATCTCGCGCGCGCACCGAAAGCGCAGCCGCAGGGTCCTCTACCCACGGGTG GTCCGGCGCCAGCTGCCAGTCGAGGATCCCAACCCTGCCAAAAGGCTTCTCTTTATCCTGCTCGCTGTCGTCTTCTGCCAGATCCTCATGGCCGAAGAGGGTGTCCCGGTGACCCAGGCCGGGGAAGACGCCCCCAGCACCGCGTCCCCCGTGCCCATCCCAGCGCCCCCAGTCATCGAATCTTTTAACCTGACTTCAGAGCCCTCAGACTACTCCGTAGACCTCAGCGCTTTACTCCAGCAGCACCCGGCCGCCTTCTAA